Proteins co-encoded in one Paraburkholderia terrae genomic window:
- the dacB gene encoding D-alanyl-D-alanine carboxypeptidase/D-alanyl-D-alanine endopeptidase, which yields MPLAFVSLASSYACSLGRRFRTLTSAHADPAAALSTTGRAVTPTPSLSPSHRRAAARAAAVLFACAALAVAAPADARKKAQQPAVNVTTVLPPAVMAGLQRAHVPLSSISVVVEKVGDRTPVLALNAGKPMMPASTMKLVTTYSGLSLLGPDYRWKTTAYAQGNIDGNGVLHGNLYIQGTGDPKLVPEELIDLVQKIHKAGITGIDGALVLDKRFFDPSTRDLPAFDSDVNSPYNVGPDPLLYAFKSLSFTMSPSEDGKVQIDVLPALAQLQIDNELHATRGPCRGELVTPAVTPAANGVVNASFIGDYPVRCGERTVNVAVLDHTTFFAGGFLALWQQTGGTFNGTTREGPVPIDAKLVATHQGPMLSDIVRDINKFSNNTMARNLFLTIGAVINRPPATPAKSAEAIESFLHRSAMPMEYLSLDNGSGLSRDEHITALALADLLQSANASPVAQVFVDSLPIVGVDGTMRNRLTSKPVNGNAHIKTGTLRDVRAIAGYVASSDGQSYVVVSLINDPHAEAARAAHDELLEWVYQGPSAMLASAAAPATTEAADEPRRKIRKNPQKRGAH from the coding sequence ATGCCGCTCGCCTTCGTTTCACTTGCCTCGTCGTATGCCTGTTCGCTCGGGCGCCGCTTCAGGACGCTGACGTCCGCTCACGCTGACCCGGCGGCTGCGCTGTCCACAACCGGTCGCGCCGTCACGCCGACGCCGTCACTTTCGCCTTCCCACCGCCGCGCCGCCGCGCGCGCTGCTGCCGTTCTGTTCGCATGCGCCGCGCTCGCCGTCGCCGCGCCCGCCGACGCGCGCAAGAAAGCGCAGCAACCCGCCGTCAACGTCACCACCGTATTGCCGCCTGCCGTGATGGCGGGCCTGCAACGCGCGCACGTGCCGCTGTCGTCGATCAGCGTGGTCGTCGAGAAGGTCGGCGACCGCACGCCTGTGCTCGCGCTGAACGCCGGCAAGCCGATGATGCCCGCCTCGACGATGAAACTCGTCACCACCTACTCGGGCCTGTCGCTACTCGGCCCCGACTACCGCTGGAAGACGACGGCGTACGCGCAGGGCAACATCGACGGCAACGGCGTGCTGCACGGCAATCTGTACATCCAGGGTACGGGCGACCCGAAGCTCGTGCCCGAAGAGCTGATCGATCTCGTCCAGAAGATTCACAAGGCGGGCATCACGGGCATCGACGGCGCGCTCGTGCTCGACAAGCGCTTCTTCGATCCATCTACTCGCGATCTGCCCGCCTTCGACAGCGACGTCAATTCGCCCTATAACGTCGGCCCCGATCCGCTGCTGTACGCGTTCAAGTCGCTGTCATTCACGATGTCGCCGTCCGAGGACGGCAAGGTGCAGATCGACGTGCTGCCCGCGCTCGCGCAATTGCAGATCGACAACGAATTGCATGCGACGCGCGGCCCGTGCCGCGGCGAACTGGTGACGCCCGCCGTCACACCGGCGGCGAATGGCGTGGTCAATGCGTCGTTCATCGGTGACTATCCGGTGCGCTGCGGCGAGCGCACCGTCAACGTGGCCGTGCTCGATCACACCACGTTCTTCGCGGGCGGCTTCCTCGCGCTGTGGCAGCAGACGGGCGGCACGTTCAACGGGACGACGCGCGAAGGCCCCGTACCCATCGACGCAAAACTCGTCGCGACCCATCAGGGGCCGATGCTGTCCGACATCGTTCGCGACATCAACAAGTTCAGCAACAACACGATGGCGCGCAATCTTTTTCTGACGATCGGCGCCGTCATCAACCGGCCGCCCGCGACGCCCGCGAAGTCGGCGGAAGCAATCGAATCGTTCCTGCATCGCAGCGCGATGCCGATGGAATATCTGAGCCTCGACAACGGCTCGGGCCTTTCGCGCGACGAGCACATCACCGCGCTCGCACTCGCCGATCTGCTGCAAAGCGCGAACGCCAGCCCCGTCGCGCAGGTGTTCGTCGATTCGCTGCCTATCGTCGGTGTGGACGGCACGATGCGCAATCGCCTGACGTCGAAGCCCGTCAACGGCAACGCGCACATCAAGACGGGCACACTGCGCGACGTGCGCGCGATCGCAGGCTATGTCGCATCGTCCGATGGACAAAGCTATGTCGTCGTCAGCCTGATCAACGATCCACACGCGGAAGCCGCGCGCGCCGCGCATGACGAACTGCTCGAATGGGTGTATCAGGGGCCGTCCGCGATGCTCGCCAGCGCCGCCGCGCCGGCCACGACAGAAGCCGCGGACGAGCCGCGTCGCAAGATCAGGAAAAACCCTCAGAAGCGCGGCGCGCACTGA
- a CDS encoding response regulator — protein sequence MRILLVEDDRMIAEGVRKALRGEGFAVDLVQDGESALNAVAGQPYDLVLLDLGLPKRDGLDVLRTLRARGHQLPVLIVTARDAVADRVKGLDAGADDYLVKPFDLDELGARMRALIRRQSGRSESTIRHGNLTLDPASHQVTLDGAPVALSAREFALLAALIARPGAVLSKSQLEEKMYGWGEEIGSNTVEVYIHALRKKLGAELIRNVRGLGYMIAKEA from the coding sequence ATGCGCATACTTCTCGTTGAAGACGACCGCATGATCGCGGAGGGCGTGCGCAAGGCGCTACGCGGCGAAGGCTTCGCGGTAGACCTGGTGCAGGACGGCGAATCGGCGTTGAACGCGGTCGCGGGCCAGCCTTACGATCTCGTGCTGCTCGATCTCGGCTTGCCGAAGCGTGACGGCCTCGATGTGCTGCGCACGCTGCGCGCGCGGGGTCATCAGTTGCCCGTGCTGATCGTCACCGCGCGGGACGCCGTCGCGGATCGCGTGAAAGGACTCGATGCGGGCGCCGACGATTACCTGGTAAAACCGTTTGATCTCGACGAACTGGGCGCGCGGATGCGCGCGCTGATTCGCCGCCAGTCGGGGCGCAGCGAATCGACGATCCGCCACGGCAATCTCACGCTCGATCCCGCCTCGCATCAGGTGACGCTCGACGGGGCGCCCGTCGCGCTGTCCGCGCGCGAGTTCGCGTTGCTCGCCGCGCTGATCGCGCGCCCGGGCGCGGTGCTGTCGAAGAGCCAGCTCGAAGAGAAGATGTACGGCTGGGGCGAGGAGATCGGCAGCAATACCGTCGAGGTCTACATTCACGCGCTGCGCAAGAAGCTCGGCGCGGAACTGATACGCAACGTGCGCGGTCTCGGCTACATGATCGCCAAGGAAGCCTGA
- a CDS encoding ATP-binding protein, whose protein sequence is MRSIRRQLLFWLLAIVLLGVGIAGWLIYRQALAEANELFDYQLQEIAAALPAEPFSQVLSSRDTGDEGIVLQIWNRNGVLMYYSHPRAPLAPRAELGFSTERTERGDWRVYGAIVGDNVVQLAQPLSVRNRLAANVALRTLWPLIVLLPLMGVAVWGVVGRGLAPLRRVTGALDTRHPEALDPLPDSRLPLEVQPLVRALNGLLERLAIALDTQKAFVADAAHELRTPLAAVQIQSQLVARAHDETERREALVDLQAGVTRATRLAEQLLALARSEPDGHAATGSVDLDALVHECVTAHLPLAQKRGVDLGIEASEPATVTGDAESLRVMLNNLIDNATKYTPDGGRVDVCLRVEDGRPLVQIADSGPGIPPDERDRVFDRFYRVGAGANRARTDVAGSGLGLAIVRRIALQHHANVTLDDSASGGLRVNVRF, encoded by the coding sequence ATGCGTTCGATTCGCCGTCAATTGCTGTTCTGGCTGCTCGCTATCGTGTTGCTCGGCGTCGGCATTGCGGGTTGGCTCATCTACCGACAGGCGCTCGCCGAAGCCAACGAACTGTTCGATTACCAGTTGCAGGAAATCGCGGCCGCGCTGCCTGCCGAGCCGTTCTCGCAAGTGCTCAGCTCGCGCGATACAGGCGACGAAGGCATCGTGCTGCAAATCTGGAATCGCAACGGCGTGCTGATGTACTACTCGCATCCGCGCGCGCCGCTCGCGCCGCGCGCCGAACTCGGCTTTTCGACGGAGCGCACCGAGCGCGGCGACTGGCGCGTGTATGGTGCGATCGTCGGCGATAACGTGGTGCAGCTCGCGCAGCCGCTGTCGGTGCGCAACCGGCTCGCGGCGAACGTCGCGCTACGTACGCTGTGGCCGCTGATCGTGCTGCTGCCGCTGATGGGCGTTGCAGTGTGGGGCGTGGTTGGGCGCGGGCTCGCGCCTTTGCGGCGCGTCACGGGCGCGCTCGATACGCGCCATCCCGAAGCGCTCGATCCTCTGCCCGATTCGCGCCTGCCGCTCGAAGTACAACCGCTCGTGCGCGCGCTGAACGGCCTGCTGGAACGGCTCGCCATTGCGCTCGATACGCAAAAGGCCTTCGTCGCCGATGCCGCGCACGAACTGCGCACGCCGCTTGCCGCCGTGCAGATCCAGTCGCAACTGGTGGCGCGCGCGCATGACGAAACCGAGCGCCGCGAAGCGCTGGTCGATCTGCAGGCGGGTGTCACGCGCGCGACGCGTCTTGCCGAGCAGCTACTCGCGCTCGCGCGTTCCGAGCCGGATGGACACGCGGCAACGGGCAGTGTCGATCTCGACGCGCTCGTGCATGAATGCGTGACTGCTCACCTGCCTCTCGCGCAGAAGCGCGGCGTCGATCTCGGCATCGAGGCTAGCGAGCCCGCAACCGTCACAGGCGATGCCGAATCGCTGCGCGTGATGCTCAACAACCTGATCGACAACGCAACCAAATACACGCCGGACGGCGGGCGCGTCGATGTCTGCCTGCGCGTCGAAGACGGCCGGCCGCTCGTGCAGATCGCCGACAGCGGCCCCGGCATTCCGCCCGACGAACGCGACCGCGTATTCGATCGCTTCTACCGCGTTGGCGCGGGCGCAAACCGCGCGCGCACCGACGTTGCGGGCAGCGGCCTCGGTCTCGCGATCGTGCGGCGCATCGCGCTTCAGCATCACGCGAATGTCACACTCGACGACTCCGCGTCGGGCGGTCTGCGGGTCAACGTGCGTTTCTGA
- a CDS encoding DegQ family serine endoprotease, translated as MQAKILTRSAVAAAVVIALSAGYVAGHRDVPAPQVISPAAAAMMPAEAAAKTGIPDFSGLVETYGPAVVNISAKHVVKQTAMRGGNGGNAGQLPIDPSDPFYQFYKHFFGQMPGGPGGGGGSDDGDRPSASLGSGFIISSDGYVLTNAHVVDGANVVTVKLTDKREYKAKVVGADKQSDVAVLKIDAKDLPTVKIGDPRSSKVGQWVVAIGSPYGFDNTVTSGIISAKSRSLPDENYTPFIQTDVPVNPGNSGGPLFNLQGEVIGINSMIYSQTGGFQGLSFAIPINEAMKVKDDLVKTGHVSRGRLGVAVQSVNQTLADSFGMKKPQGALVSSVDPGGPAAKAGLEPGDVILSVNGVDVADSSALPSQIAGIAPGTQANVQVWRDKSTKDLKVTIGSLSDAKVASNADSGPAQMQGRLGVAVRPLTPQEKSGASVSHGLLVQDASGAAASAGIQPGDVILAVNGRSVSSIDQLKQAVSAAGNSIALLIQRDNSQIFVPVDLG; from the coding sequence ATGCAAGCAAAAATACTGACCCGTAGCGCCGTTGCAGCGGCCGTCGTTATCGCATTGTCGGCGGGCTACGTGGCCGGTCATCGCGACGTGCCCGCGCCCCAGGTGATCTCGCCAGCGGCCGCCGCGATGATGCCTGCGGAAGCCGCGGCGAAAACGGGCATTCCCGATTTCTCGGGTCTCGTCGAAACGTATGGCCCCGCGGTCGTCAACATCAGCGCGAAGCATGTCGTGAAGCAGACCGCGATGCGCGGCGGCAATGGCGGTAACGCCGGCCAGTTGCCCATCGATCCGAGCGATCCGTTCTATCAGTTCTACAAGCACTTCTTCGGCCAGATGCCGGGCGGCCCCGGGGGTGGCGGCGGTAGCGATGACGGCGACCGTCCGAGCGCGAGCCTCGGCTCGGGCTTCATCATCAGCAGTGACGGCTATGTGCTGACCAACGCGCACGTCGTCGACGGCGCCAACGTCGTCACCGTTAAGCTCACCGACAAGCGCGAATACAAGGCGAAAGTGGTCGGCGCGGACAAGCAGTCGGACGTTGCCGTGCTGAAGATCGATGCGAAGGATCTGCCGACGGTGAAGATCGGCGATCCGCGCTCGAGCAAGGTCGGGCAGTGGGTCGTCGCGATCGGCTCGCCGTATGGCTTCGATAACACCGTGACGTCGGGCATCATCAGCGCGAAGTCGCGCTCGTTGCCGGACGAGAACTACACACCGTTCATCCAGACCGACGTGCCCGTGAATCCGGGTAACTCGGGCGGCCCGCTGTTCAATCTGCAGGGCGAAGTGATCGGCATCAACTCGATGATCTATTCGCAGACGGGCGGCTTCCAGGGCCTTTCGTTCGCTATCCCGATCAATGAGGCGATGAAGGTCAAGGACGATCTCGTCAAAACGGGCCACGTGAGCCGCGGCCGTCTTGGCGTCGCCGTGCAGAGCGTGAACCAGACGCTCGCGGATTCGTTCGGCATGAAGAAGCCGCAAGGCGCGCTCGTGAGTTCCGTCGATCCGGGCGGTCCGGCCGCGAAGGCAGGGTTGGAGCCGGGCGACGTGATCCTGTCGGTGAATGGCGTCGATGTTGCGGACTCGTCGGCGCTGCCGTCGCAGATCGCGGGCATCGCGCCGGGCACGCAGGCTAACGTCCAGGTGTGGCGCGACAAGTCGACCAAGGATCTGAAGGTGACGATCGGCTCGCTGTCGGACGCGAAGGTTGCATCGAACGCCGACAGCGGCCCGGCACAGATGCAAGGTCGCCTCGGCGTCGCCGTGCGTCCGCTCACGCCGCAGGAAAAGAGCGGCGCGTCCGTGTCGCACGGTTTGCTGGTGCAGGATGCGAGCGGCGCGGCCGCCAGCGCAGGTATCCAGCCGGGCGACGTGATTCTGGCCGTCAACGGGCGGTCGGTATCGAGCATCGACCAGTTGAAGCAGGCGGTGTCGGCGGCGGGCAACAGCATCGCGCTGTTGATCCAGCGCGACAACTCGCAGATCTTCGTGCCCGTCGATCTCGGTTGA
- a CDS encoding DUF427 domain-containing protein, translating into MNDAPSGGSAEDADSGSAGHGGHASGGAPAHGGDAEAGHTISIKANRHRVRVIHQGVTFADTHAGFTLCETGCPEVFYFPRADVNMARLERSTHTSHCPFKGEASYYHLRTEDETIENAVWSYENPLERVKQIAGYLAFYASSVDRIDQTS; encoded by the coding sequence ATGAACGATGCCCCATCCGGCGGAAGCGCCGAAGACGCGGACAGCGGTAGCGCCGGGCACGGCGGCCATGCATCTGGCGGTGCGCCAGCGCACGGAGGCGACGCCGAAGCGGGGCATACGATTTCCATCAAGGCCAACCGGCATCGGGTACGGGTGATCCACCAGGGCGTGACCTTCGCGGACACGCATGCCGGGTTCACGCTGTGCGAGACCGGCTGTCCCGAAGTGTTTTATTTTCCCAGGGCCGACGTCAACATGGCGCGGCTCGAACGATCGACTCACACGTCGCACTGCCCGTTCAAGGGCGAAGCGTCGTACTACCATCTGCGAACGGAAGACGAGACGATCGAGAATGCAGTCTGGAGCTACGAAAATCCTCTGGAGCGGGTGAAGCAGATCGCGGGGTATCTTGCGTTTTACGCATCGAGTGTCGACCGCATCGATCAGACATCCTGA
- a CDS encoding CoxG family protein, whose protein sequence is MELNDALRVPLAPSEVWDALQDLALLRASLDNCESLRRLQGGEYLLTMTVPLGPLRAHYHIRAHVASEDGVNSAKPHRTLNFKARAEGVGSLRGQIDVSLRTDDHLHLHLPGRGPSTRIDYSVWATSTGPLAQLPARQIENALHELADDFFTEFCAVVQAKHGKGPNRATGTQGRRQHVFLRPISLSGVARRARLHDHHQGGTLTGRAAHSLLHGLHHEHDPHVLPNWAWAAMIFFVALLLYVARYFTQG, encoded by the coding sequence ATGGAATTGAACGACGCGTTGAGAGTGCCGCTGGCGCCGTCCGAAGTCTGGGACGCGCTGCAGGATCTCGCGTTGCTGCGCGCGAGTCTCGACAATTGCGAGTCCTTGCGCCGGCTCCAGGGCGGCGAATATCTGCTGACAATGACGGTGCCGCTCGGACCGTTGCGCGCGCACTATCACATACGCGCGCACGTCGCGAGCGAGGACGGCGTGAACAGCGCGAAGCCGCATCGCACGCTCAACTTCAAGGCGCGCGCCGAGGGCGTCGGCTCGCTGCGCGGACAGATCGACGTGTCGCTGCGCACCGACGATCACCTTCATCTGCATCTTCCCGGCCGTGGCCCGAGCACGCGCATCGACTATTCAGTGTGGGCGACGTCGACGGGACCGCTCGCGCAACTGCCCGCGCGGCAGATCGAAAACGCGCTGCACGAACTGGCCGACGACTTCTTCACCGAGTTCTGCGCCGTCGTCCAGGCGAAGCACGGCAAAGGGCCGAACCGCGCGACGGGCACGCAAGGGCGGCGCCAGCACGTGTTTCTGCGGCCGATCAGCCTTTCGGGCGTGGCGCGCCGCGCGCGGCTGCACGACCATCATCAAGGCGGCACGCTGACGGGCCGCGCGGCGCATTCGCTGCTGCACGGCCTGCATCACGAGCATGATCCGCATGTATTGCCGAACTGGGCGTGGGCGGCGATGATTTTCTTCGTCGCGCTGCTGCTTTACGTCGCGCGGTACTTCACGCAAGGCTAG
- a CDS encoding helix-turn-helix domain-containing protein, with product MARSAVRAAATPASKAASKPAKQRTSRASPQRQETQTCRTAPKTPHVVAAIAFDGISPFHLSVPCVVFAEDRSDGGVLGFEFRVCSIDPGPLSTTAGFSIAATHGLDALAAADTIIVPTWRDPDETPPAALLDALRAAHARGAQLVGLCLGAYVLAAAGLLDGRAATTHWAWAADFARRFPNVKVDPQVLYVDDGDILTSAGTAAGLDCCLHVVRKLCGAQSANYIARRLVVPPHRQGGQAQYVQQPMPPDLRGDRLSALLDWVHGTLDAPHTLDSLAGRAAMSRRTFTRHFKAATGTTVSAWLLAQRLARAQQLLESTDESIESIAGMAGFGSTASLRQHFTDAFRTSPSAWRREFRGV from the coding sequence ATGGCCCGCTCCGCTGTCCGTGCCGCTGCAACGCCTGCGTCAAAAGCTGCTTCAAAACCCGCGAAGCAGCGGACCTCCCGCGCGAGTCCTCAACGCCAGGAAACGCAGACGTGCCGGACCGCCCCGAAGACACCGCATGTCGTGGCGGCCATCGCCTTCGACGGCATCAGCCCGTTCCACCTGTCCGTGCCGTGTGTCGTGTTCGCCGAGGATCGCAGCGACGGCGGCGTGCTCGGCTTCGAGTTCCGGGTCTGCTCGATCGACCCCGGGCCACTTTCGACGACAGCCGGCTTTTCGATCGCCGCGACGCACGGTCTCGACGCGCTCGCCGCCGCCGACACGATCATCGTTCCCACCTGGCGCGATCCTGACGAAACACCGCCCGCCGCGCTGCTCGACGCATTGCGCGCCGCGCACGCACGCGGCGCGCAACTGGTCGGCCTGTGTCTGGGCGCCTACGTGCTCGCCGCCGCCGGCCTGCTCGACGGACGTGCGGCGACCACGCACTGGGCGTGGGCCGCCGACTTCGCCCGGCGTTTTCCGAACGTGAAGGTCGATCCGCAGGTGCTGTATGTCGACGACGGCGACATCCTCACGTCGGCGGGCACGGCGGCGGGGCTCGATTGCTGTCTGCATGTGGTGCGCAAGCTGTGTGGGGCGCAAAGCGCGAACTACATCGCGCGGCGCCTCGTCGTGCCGCCGCATCGTCAGGGTGGCCAGGCGCAATACGTCCAGCAGCCCATGCCGCCCGACCTGCGCGGCGACCGCTTATCCGCGCTGCTCGACTGGGTACACGGCACGCTCGACGCGCCGCATACCCTCGATTCCCTCGCCGGGCGCGCCGCGATGAGCCGCCGCACGTTCACACGGCACTTCAAGGCCGCGACGGGAACGACCGTGAGCGCGTGGCTGCTGGCGCAACGGCTCGCGCGCGCGCAGCAGCTGCTCGAAAGCACCGACGAGTCGATCGAGTCGATTGCGGGAATGGCGGGGTTTGGCTCGACGGCGTCGCTGCGCCAGCATTTCACTGACGCGTTCAGGACGTCGCCGTCCGCGTGGCGCAGAGAGTTTCGCGGCGTGTGA
- a CDS encoding cysteine hydrolase family protein: MPTPRRALIVIDVQNEYVTGDLPIEYPDVQTSLANIGRAIDAAHAAQIPVVVVQNFTPPGSPIFARGSEGAELHSVVASRKYDHHIEKALPSAFTDTDLADWLATREIDTLTVTGYMTHNCDASTIVHALHMGLAVEFLHDATGSVPYENSAGLASAEEIHRVFSVVLQSRFAAVASTQQWIGAVQSGGQLERGSIYASNQKARAKTAA; the protein is encoded by the coding sequence ATGCCGACGCCCCGCCGAGCCCTGATCGTCATCGATGTGCAGAACGAATATGTGACGGGCGACCTGCCGATCGAATATCCGGACGTGCAGACGTCGCTCGCGAACATCGGCCGCGCAATCGACGCGGCGCACGCTGCGCAGATTCCCGTGGTCGTCGTGCAGAACTTCACGCCGCCCGGCTCGCCGATCTTCGCGCGCGGCAGCGAAGGCGCGGAACTTCACAGCGTGGTCGCATCGCGCAAATACGATCACCACATCGAGAAAGCACTGCCGAGCGCGTTCACCGACACCGATCTGGCCGACTGGCTCGCCACGCGCGAGATCGACACGCTTACCGTGACCGGCTACATGACGCACAACTGCGACGCGTCGACGATCGTTCACGCGTTGCACATGGGCCTCGCCGTCGAGTTTCTGCACGACGCGACGGGTTCCGTTCCATATGAAAACAGCGCCGGTTTGGCAAGCGCGGAGGAGATCCATCGCGTGTTCAGCGTCGTGCTGCAGTCGCGCTTCGCGGCCGTCGCGAGCACGCAGCAATGGATCGGGGCCGTGCAGTCGGGTGGTCAGCTGGAACGCGGCTCGATCTATGCGTCGAACCAGAAGGCGCGGGCGAAGACGGCAGCCTGA
- a CDS encoding TetR family transcriptional regulator, with the protein MVRRTKEEAQETRTRILDAAEQVFSEKGVSRTSLADIAQTAGVTRGAIYWHFANKGELFTEMFDRVLLPLDELKAASVDPNEADPLGRLVDICTVCLRDTANDPHRRRVFDILFHKCEFVEEMGPVMARYQNTMRESLTSIQAGMRNAISKGQLPADMNVPVAASMVHAFISGSLKDMLFVPEVLDFGRHARQMVESMIDALRSPALRMGA; encoded by the coding sequence ATGGTCCGTCGAACCAAGGAAGAAGCGCAGGAGACGCGCACCCGCATCCTCGATGCAGCAGAACAGGTGTTTTCGGAGAAAGGCGTGTCGCGCACTTCGCTCGCCGACATCGCGCAGACGGCAGGCGTCACGCGTGGCGCGATCTACTGGCACTTCGCCAACAAGGGCGAGCTCTTCACGGAAATGTTCGACCGCGTGCTGCTGCCGCTCGACGAACTGAAAGCCGCTTCCGTCGATCCCAACGAGGCCGATCCGCTCGGCCGCCTCGTCGATATCTGCACCGTCTGCCTACGCGACACCGCGAACGATCCGCACCGCCGCCGGGTGTTCGACATCCTGTTTCACAAGTGCGAGTTCGTCGAAGAGATGGGGCCCGTGATGGCGCGCTATCAGAACACGATGCGCGAGAGCCTCACGAGCATCCAGGCGGGCATGCGCAACGCGATTTCCAAAGGGCAGTTGCCCGCCGACATGAACGTGCCCGTGGCGGCGTCGATGGTGCATGCGTTCATCAGCGGATCGTTGAAGGACATGCTGTTCGTGCCGGAAGTGCTGGACTTCGGCCGGCACGCGCGGCAGATGGTCGAAAGCATGATCGATGCGTTGCGCAGCCCGGCGCTGCGCATGGGCGCCTGA
- a CDS encoding efflux RND transporter periplasmic adaptor subunit, with amino-acid sequence MRVERVPFRLLTAATAAVMLAACGQKQSAPPPQTPEVGVVEVQPHAVPVVTELPGRTSAFLVAQVRARVDGIVLRREFTEGTQVKAGQRLYKIDPAPYIATLNNAKASLAKAQANLVSTTAQANRFKVLVAANAVSKQDYDNAVASEGQAAADVAAGKAAVDTAQINLGYTDVVSPVTGQVGISQVTPGAYVQASQATLMSTVQQLDPVYVDVTQSSLAGLKLRREIQAGRLKTSGPDAAKVELVLEDGRVYSEKGKLQFTDVTVDQTTGSVTIRAIFQNKDHVLLPGMFVRARIEEGVNENALLVPQIGVTHDQKGQPTSLVLNKEDKVELRTLQATTTYGQYWVVEGGLNAGDRVIVNGVDKVRPGATAKAVPGQLPPSPASDAAASAPAVAQPASGAAAASAASGA; translated from the coding sequence ATGCGCGTCGAACGGGTTCCATTCCGCTTACTCACTGCCGCGACGGCTGCCGTAATGCTGGCAGCATGCGGACAAAAACAATCAGCACCTCCGCCTCAAACCCCTGAAGTCGGCGTCGTCGAGGTCCAGCCTCACGCCGTGCCCGTCGTCACCGAACTGCCGGGCCGCACTAGCGCGTTCCTCGTCGCGCAGGTGCGCGCGCGGGTCGACGGCATCGTGCTGCGCCGCGAGTTCACGGAAGGCACGCAGGTCAAGGCGGGGCAACGTCTCTACAAGATCGATCCGGCGCCGTACATCGCGACGCTGAACAACGCGAAGGCGTCGCTCGCGAAGGCGCAGGCGAACCTCGTGTCGACCACCGCGCAGGCCAATCGCTTCAAGGTGCTGGTCGCGGCGAACGCGGTGTCGAAGCAGGACTACGACAACGCCGTCGCTTCCGAAGGCCAGGCCGCGGCCGACGTCGCAGCCGGCAAGGCCGCTGTCGATACCGCGCAGATCAACCTCGGCTATACGGACGTCGTGTCGCCCGTCACGGGCCAGGTCGGTATCTCGCAGGTCACGCCGGGCGCTTACGTGCAGGCGAGCCAGGCGACGCTGATGTCAACCGTGCAGCAACTCGATCCCGTCTACGTCGACGTTACGCAGTCGAGCCTCGCGGGCCTGAAGCTGCGTCGCGAAATCCAGGCTGGCCGTCTGAAGACCTCGGGCCCGGACGCCGCGAAGGTCGAACTGGTGCTTGAAGACGGCCGCGTCTATTCGGAGAAGGGCAAGCTGCAGTTCACCGACGTCACCGTCGACCAGACCACGGGTTCCGTGACGATCCGCGCGATCTTCCAGAACAAGGATCACGTGCTGCTGCCGGGCATGTTCGTGCGCGCGCGCATCGAGGAAGGCGTCAACGAAAACGCGCTGCTGGTGCCGCAGATCGGCGTCACGCACGACCAGAAGGGCCAGCCGACGTCGCTCGTCCTCAATAAGGAAGACAAGGTCGAGCTGCGCACGCTGCAGGCCACGACGACCTACGGCCAGTACTGGGTGGTCGAAGGTGGCCTGAATGCGGGCGACCGCGTGATCGTGAACGGCGTCGACAAGGTGCGTCCGGGTGCAACGGCCAAGGCCGTGCCGGGCCAACTGCCGCCGTCGCCCGCATCGGACGCAGCCGCATCGGCTCCGGCCGTTGCACAGCCAGCTAGCGGCGCAGCCGCGGCCTCCGCTGCATCGGGCGCGTAA